One genomic region from Halorussus rarus encodes:
- a CDS encoding pentapeptide repeat-containing protein, protein MTSTQCQYQFTWSDEKEQAFSQYGDIERNGGTGTSAQVVGVIDNQRILEHTCSREAEEGKDLCIWHSKRKNKTTDELRGTLSENEETVCEPYLSDATLENLDFSEHTIIWGRFEGANLTRVDLSFTTLCLSNFDDATLKEVNFTGTNLSGTRFVDTTFKKPSSGNQNTTFSDTNCAGTNFIDADFNTPPIFEGTEFDRSTQLCRNLIDAKLNNADLSETEFTDLTLTGANLKEANLSSADIEADFTNADLSNIYAFDADLSNSKLERTVLDGANLQSADLRGAKIHSAVISDAVIDHDTKFDRISPYEEAARNKKNLDSKIEHLNRAIWSYNSLSRLSKANALSKQAQQYYIKEKDLKRKLSWLKLCGPTSSGSNEQMGILTTKISQFQNLLSTSNTPNKRFRIRFMGQVRLLLKSVKAEISRCTIKYGEGHWNVLFSLCVVTLLYSFIYPIWGIQQGDKVLKYSVTLNSILSRDIYIDWEIWVNSIYFSVVTFTTLGYGDVQPVGFAKYVAASEAVIGASLMALLVFVLGRRATW, encoded by the coding sequence ATGACAAGCACTCAGTGTCAGTATCAATTTACTTGGTCAGACGAGAAAGAACAAGCTTTCAGCCAGTATGGGGACATAGAGCGGAACGGAGGAACTGGAACATCTGCTCAGGTAGTTGGCGTAATTGACAATCAGCGAATTCTAGAACATACCTGTTCCCGAGAAGCGGAAGAGGGGAAGGACCTCTGTATCTGGCACAGTAAGCGCAAAAATAAGACTACAGATGAACTTAGGGGGACACTTTCGGAGAATGAGGAAACAGTCTGTGAGCCATATCTAAGCGATGCTACGCTTGAAAACCTTGATTTCTCTGAACACACGATTATATGGGGTAGATTTGAAGGTGCAAATTTAACTCGAGTTGACTTGTCGTTCACCACCCTTTGTTTATCTAATTTTGACGATGCAACCCTCAAGGAGGTGAATTTCACAGGAACAAACCTCTCAGGCACCCGTTTTGTCGATACAACATTCAAAAAACCCAGCTCTGGAAATCAGAATACCACGTTTTCAGACACAAACTGTGCCGGTACCAACTTCATTGATGCCGATTTCAATACACCACCTATATTCGAAGGAACCGAATTTGACCGTTCAACTCAATTATGCAGGAATCTAATCGATGCGAAGTTAAATAATGCAGACCTGAGTGAGACAGAGTTCACAGACTTGACCCTCACAGGGGCTAATCTGAAAGAGGCAAACCTCTCTAGTGCAGATATAGAGGCAGATTTCACTAATGCCGATTTAAGTAATATCTACGCGTTCGATGCAGACCTGAGCAATTCGAAGCTTGAACGTACTGTGCTTGATGGAGCGAACCTCCAAAGTGCGGATTTGCGAGGAGCAAAAATTCATTCCGCCGTGATTTCAGACGCCGTTATTGACCACGATACGAAATTTGACAGAATATCTCCTTACGAAGAAGCAGCGAGAAATAAGAAGAATTTAGATTCTAAAATAGAGCACCTCAACCGAGCGATTTGGTCGTATAACTCCCTCTCAAGATTGAGCAAAGCGAATGCGCTCTCAAAACAAGCACAGCAGTACTATATAAAAGAAAAAGACTTGAAACGAAAGCTCAGCTGGTTGAAGCTGTGTGGTCCTACATCATCCGGTTCCAACGAACAGATGGGAATATTAACAACAAAAATTAGTCAATTTCAGAATCTTCTTTCAACCTCGAACACGCCCAACAAGCGATTTAGAATACGGTTTATGGGCCAAGTCAGACTGTTACTCAAGTCAGTCAAAGCAGAAATCTCTCGCTGTACCATCAAATACGGTGAAGGTCACTGGAATGTTTTGTTCTCATTGTGCGTCGTGACATTACTTTATTCGTTTATTTACCCGATATGGGGTATTCAACAGGGAGATAAGGTTTTGAAATACTCTGTAACTCTGAATAGCATACTGTCCAGGGATATTTATATTGACTGGGAAATCTGGGTCAATAGCATATATTTCAGCGTGGTCACTTTCACTACCCTCGGATACGGTGATGTCCAACCGGTCGGGTTTGCAAAATACGTTGCCGCCAGTGAGGCTGTTATTGGAGCTTCGCTAATGGCACTTCTCGTGTTTGTTCTAGGGCGTAGAGCAACTTGGTAA
- a CDS encoding glycosyltransferase, which produces MPDTAVSFVVPARNEQATLPATLESIRDQRTDREYEVLVVDGDSDDATPEIAAAYDATVVHQPRTGTGDGREATGESRTAAVLRSYGSEPSGANRTSPDRRSDGGDGVAPGIGDARDRGAERANGDWLAFVDADTAVRPDYVDAMLGFVREAGLAAASSRCRLVGPARAKVMEATINHAFPRLDRPVLPGFNCFVHRDAYADAGGFPDVPNEDTAFSRELGKEWPTGYHPDVLAATSARRIARSGLTGTLYHYLKLDWRRLRADY; this is translated from the coding sequence ATGCCAGACACAGCGGTCAGTTTCGTCGTTCCCGCCAGGAACGAACAGGCGACGCTCCCCGCGACCCTGGAGAGCATCCGCGACCAGCGGACCGACCGCGAGTACGAGGTCCTGGTCGTGGACGGCGACAGCGACGACGCCACCCCCGAAATCGCAGCGGCGTACGACGCCACCGTGGTCCACCAGCCCCGGACCGGGACCGGCGACGGCCGCGAGGCCACCGGCGAGTCTCGAACCGCCGCAGTCCTTCGCTCCTACGGGAGCGAGCCGAGCGGAGCGAATCGAACCTCGCCAGACCGACGCTCTGACGGCGGTGACGGCGTCGCGCCGGGCATCGGCGACGCCCGCGACCGCGGCGCCGAGCGGGCCAACGGCGACTGGCTCGCGTTCGTCGACGCCGACACCGCGGTCCGGCCCGACTACGTCGACGCGATGCTCGGGTTCGTCCGCGAGGCGGGACTGGCCGCGGCGTCTTCGAGATGCCGGCTGGTCGGCCCCGCCCGCGCGAAGGTGATGGAGGCGACCATCAACCACGCGTTCCCGCGACTCGACCGGCCGGTGCTCCCGGGGTTCAACTGCTTCGTCCACCGGGACGCCTACGCAGACGCCGGTGGCTTCCCGGACGTGCCCAACGAGGACACCGCGTTCAGCCGCGAACTCGGGAAGGAGTGGCCGACTGGCTACCACCCGGACGTGCTGGCGGCGACGTCGGCCCGCCGAATCGCGCGGTCGGGACTGACCGGGACGCTGTACCACTACCTCAAACTCGACTGGCGTCGGCTCCGGGCCGACTACTGA
- a CDS encoding SprT-like domain-containing protein, giving the protein MAHAGTHEELILGSRAYCREAAREYGFDVELSLVDWEVSTRAKRRAAAVKRPKIPGAEVGEPVDWRAAADRVGSSPADLRRCTLSLTWDAFESFDVGEWTTTLRHELIHVEQFQRYGTTDHGPAFEDRADAVDASVKCPPFADPKYVLTCADCGAVVGRRYRECKLVRQHDRYRSSCCGASVACSDSDDE; this is encoded by the coding sequence CTGGCCCACGCCGGCACCCACGAGGAGCTGATTCTGGGGTCGCGGGCCTACTGCCGGGAGGCGGCCCGGGAGTACGGCTTCGACGTGGAGCTCTCGCTGGTCGACTGGGAGGTCTCGACCCGCGCGAAGCGCCGGGCCGCCGCGGTCAAGCGCCCGAAGATTCCCGGGGCCGAGGTGGGCGAGCCCGTCGACTGGCGGGCGGCGGCCGACCGGGTCGGGTCGTCGCCGGCAGACCTCCGCCGGTGCACGCTGTCGCTGACGTGGGACGCGTTCGAGTCGTTCGACGTCGGCGAGTGGACCACGACGCTGCGCCACGAGCTGATCCACGTCGAGCAGTTCCAGCGCTACGGCACGACCGACCACGGGCCGGCGTTCGAGGACCGCGCTGACGCGGTCGACGCCTCGGTCAAGTGCCCGCCGTTCGCCGACCCGAAGTACGTCCTGACCTGCGCGGACTGCGGCGCGGTGGTCGGCCGGCGCTACCGGGAGTGCAAGCTGGTCCGCCAGCACGACCGCTACCGGTCGTCGTGCTGCGGCGCGTCGGTGGCGTGCTCGGACTCGGACGACGAGTGA
- a CDS encoding deoxyhypusine synthase has translation MSDDPEESHDRVESGDTGDGSEEGYDEHEGHHDPHREEFRHDPIAHAEVRAGMTVGELADAYGDAGIGAADIHEAVDIYAEMLGDDEVTNFFGLAGAMVPTGMRRIVADLIRDGHIDALVTTGANLTHDAIEAIGGKHHHGTEEPGEDRSLREHDEQLRDEQVDRIYNVYLPQEHFALFEDHLRSEVFPAVEGEGAVSIRELTEALGRANAEVNDREGVEEGAGVAAAAYEHDVPIYCPAIQDSVLGLQAWMYSQTADFTLDALADMTTITDQAFDAERSGAMVVGGGVPKNYVLQTMLVSPEAYDYAVQLTMDPPQTGGLSGATLDEARSWGKLEKAARNASVYADATITLPLVVAAARERVGRAD, from the coding sequence ATGAGCGACGACCCCGAGGAATCTCACGACCGCGTCGAGAGCGGGGACACCGGCGATGGAAGCGAGGAGGGCTACGACGAGCACGAGGGCCACCACGACCCCCACCGCGAGGAGTTCCGCCACGACCCCATCGCCCACGCCGAGGTCCGGGCCGGGATGACAGTCGGCGAGCTCGCCGACGCGTACGGCGACGCCGGCATCGGCGCGGCCGACATCCACGAGGCGGTCGACATCTACGCCGAGATGCTGGGCGACGACGAGGTGACCAACTTCTTCGGGCTCGCGGGCGCGATGGTGCCGACCGGGATGCGCCGCATCGTGGCCGACTTGATTCGCGATGGCCACATCGACGCGCTCGTCACGACCGGCGCGAACCTGACCCACGACGCTATCGAGGCCATCGGCGGGAAGCACCACCACGGCACTGAGGAACCGGGCGAGGACCGGAGCCTCCGGGAGCACGACGAGCAGTTGCGCGACGAGCAGGTCGACCGCATCTACAACGTCTATCTGCCCCAGGAGCACTTCGCGCTGTTCGAGGACCACCTGCGCTCGGAGGTCTTTCCGGCCGTCGAGGGCGAGGGTGCGGTCAGCATCCGGGAGCTCACCGAAGCTCTCGGCCGAGCCAACGCCGAGGTCAACGACCGCGAGGGCGTCGAGGAGGGCGCCGGCGTCGCGGCCGCGGCCTACGAGCACGACGTGCCGATCTACTGCCCGGCCATCCAGGACTCGGTGCTGGGCCTCCAGGCGTGGATGTACTCCCAGACCGCCGACTTCACGCTCGACGCCCTGGCGGACATGACGACCATCACCGACCAGGCGTTCGACGCCGAGCGGTCGGGCGCGATGGTGGTCGGCGGCGGCGTGCCGAAGAACTACGTGCTCCAGACGATGCTGGTCTCGCCGGAGGCGTACGACTACGCGGTCCAGCTCACGATGGACCCGCCCCAGACCGGCGGGCTCTCGGGCGCGACGCTCGACGAGGCCCGGTCGTGGGGCAAGCTGGAGAAGGCCGCCCGGAACGCTTCGGTGTACGCCGACGCGACCATCACGCTCCCGCTGGTCGTCGCGGCGGCCCGCGAGCGCGTCGGCCGAGCGGACTGA
- a CDS encoding NAD(P)/FAD-dependent oxidoreductase, producing the protein MYDAAVVGGGIVGSSVAYHLARAGAETALVDREDEGRATDAGAGILSPATSSRTGSDPWFAFAVEAVDYYSDLVAALADEQDGETGYDECGLLSVAVDDAEVEAFDRAMERIDRRRETLGRPDPDSFAAVDPGEARERFPPLADVQRAAYYEDAARVDGKLLTAALRRAGEAHGLEIRRASAEELRVEDGEIAAVVTGGEAIETAAAVVAGGAWSPAFGDQLGVELPVEPQRGQIAHLDVAAGADPTDADAEADEPDTGDWPIVSAFRDHYLVSWPDGRVAAGATRETGSGFAPRTTAAGVREVLDEALRVAPGLADAEPAEVRVGLRPVSEDRLPILGGVPGVEGAFVATGHGATGLQLGPYSGKCVAERVLGREPETDISAFDPARFE; encoded by the coding sequence ATGTACGACGCAGCCGTCGTCGGCGGTGGCATCGTCGGGTCGTCGGTCGCCTACCACCTCGCCCGCGCCGGGGCCGAGACCGCGCTCGTCGACCGCGAGGACGAGGGCCGGGCCACCGACGCGGGCGCGGGCATCCTCTCGCCCGCGACGAGCAGCCGGACCGGCTCGGACCCGTGGTTCGCGTTCGCGGTCGAGGCGGTCGACTACTACTCCGACCTCGTCGCCGCGCTGGCCGACGAGCAGGACGGCGAGACGGGCTACGACGAGTGCGGGCTGCTCAGCGTCGCGGTCGACGACGCCGAGGTCGAGGCGTTCGACCGGGCGATGGAGCGCATCGACCGCCGCCGGGAGACGCTCGGCCGGCCCGACCCCGACTCGTTCGCGGCGGTCGACCCCGGGGAGGCCCGCGAACGGTTCCCGCCGCTGGCCGACGTCCAGCGCGCGGCCTACTACGAGGACGCGGCCCGCGTCGACGGCAAGCTCCTGACCGCGGCGCTCCGGCGGGCCGGCGAGGCTCACGGCCTGGAGATCCGTCGGGCGAGCGCCGAGGAACTGCGCGTCGAGGATGGAGAAATCGCGGCTGTCGTGACCGGCGGGGAGGCCATCGAGACCGCGGCCGCGGTGGTCGCCGGCGGTGCGTGGTCGCCGGCGTTCGGCGACCAACTGGGCGTCGAACTTCCGGTCGAGCCCCAGCGCGGGCAGATAGCACATCTGGACGTGGCCGCCGGAGCCGATCCGACCGACGCGGACGCCGAGGCCGACGAGCCCGACACCGGCGACTGGCCCATCGTCTCGGCGTTCCGCGACCACTACCTCGTCTCGTGGCCGGACGGCCGGGTCGCCGCGGGCGCGACCCGCGAGACGGGGTCGGGGTTCGCGCCGCGCACGACCGCCGCCGGCGTCCGGGAGGTGCTCGACGAGGCCCTGCGGGTCGCGCCGGGGCTGGCCGACGCCGAACCCGCGGAGGTCCGGGTGGGGCTGCGCCCGGTCTCCGAGGACCGACTGCCGATTCTGGGCGGGGTGCCGGGGGTCGAGGGCGCCTTCGTCGCGACCGGCCACGGCGCGACCGGGCTCCAACTGGGCCCCTACAGCGGGAAGTGCGTGGCCGAGCGGGTCCTAGGCCGCGAGCCCGAAACGGACATCTCCGCGTTCGACCCGGCGCGGTTCGAGTGA
- a CDS encoding DUF488 domain-containing protein codes for MSPADGTSHEIGDTYHAALQHGHVDPDDGDLVVGVVRRPSYGIGNHLDRNVPALAPPDDLLDEFKALVDEREDLTHDEAWDEVDFGGRYREYLRTPEARAAMDDLLAELDERDVWLVCYENTDEKRCHRTILQDVLRERAGES; via the coding sequence GTGTCTCCCGCCGACGGCACCTCCCACGAAATCGGGGACACCTACCACGCCGCGCTCCAGCACGGTCACGTCGACCCCGACGACGGGGACCTGGTGGTCGGGGTCGTCCGGCGCCCGTCCTACGGCATCGGCAACCACCTCGACCGCAACGTCCCGGCGCTCGCGCCGCCCGACGACCTCCTGGACGAGTTCAAGGCCCTCGTCGACGAGCGCGAGGACCTGACCCACGACGAGGCCTGGGACGAGGTGGACTTCGGCGGGCGCTACCGCGAATACCTCCGGACCCCCGAGGCGCGAGCGGCGATGGACGACCTGCTGGCCGAACTCGACGAGCGGGACGTGTGGCTGGTCTGCTACGAGAACACCGACGAGAAGCGCTGTCACCGGACCATCCTGCAGGACGTCCTCCGGGAGCGGGCCGGCGAGTCCTGA
- a CDS encoding Nif3-like dinuclear metal center hexameric protein produces the protein MDLAELAERYDDELRTSDFADVDASANGLQVGPDHREVETVAFAVDAAEQTVAAAADRGADALVVHHGLSWGGIERVTGRQYDRIAPLIENDVALYVSHLPLDSHPELGNAAGLADLLGLEDREPFGELGPEHIGQRGRAPEPMPTDRLRETLEEELDHFGQGMRVLDFGPEELEDVAIVTGSGVDWLDEAAETGADALVTGEGKQQAYHEAREAGLTVVLAGHYATETFGVQSLQSLADDWGLETTYIDAPTGL, from the coding sequence ATGGACCTCGCCGAACTCGCCGAGCGGTACGACGACGAACTCAGGACGAGCGACTTCGCCGACGTGGACGCCAGCGCCAACGGTCTGCAGGTCGGCCCCGACCACCGCGAGGTCGAGACCGTCGCGTTCGCGGTCGACGCCGCCGAGCAGACCGTCGCGGCCGCGGCCGACCGCGGCGCGGACGCGCTGGTCGTCCACCACGGCCTCTCGTGGGGCGGCATCGAGCGCGTGACCGGCCGGCAGTACGACCGCATCGCGCCGCTGATCGAGAACGACGTGGCGCTGTACGTCTCCCACCTGCCGCTCGACTCCCACCCCGAACTGGGCAACGCCGCCGGCCTCGCCGACCTGCTCGGTCTGGAGGACCGCGAGCCGTTCGGCGAGCTGGGCCCCGAACACATCGGTCAGCGCGGGCGGGCGCCCGAGCCGATGCCGACCGACCGCCTGCGCGAGACCCTGGAGGAGGAGCTCGACCACTTCGGGCAGGGCATGCGCGTGCTGGACTTCGGCCCCGAGGAACTCGAGGACGTGGCCATCGTGACCGGGAGCGGCGTCGACTGGCTCGACGAGGCCGCCGAGACGGGCGCCGACGCGCTCGTCACGGGCGAGGGCAAGCAGCAGGCCTACCACGAGGCCCGCGAGGCCGGCCTCACCGTGGTTCTGGCGGGCCACTACGCGACCGAGACGTTCGGCGTGCAGTCGCTCCAGTCGCTGGCCGACGACTGGGGGCTCGAGACGACGTACATCGACGCGCCCACGGGGCTCTGA
- the speB gene encoding agmatinase, whose amino-acid sequence MFPGASADRESAAYVVVGAPLDVSTSFQPGARFGPDRIRRFSRSYDDYDDRTARHFSALSVHDHGDVRAWDDAAEYLEYLEGVLTDVVWDDAVPLVLGGEHTVTVAGVRATDPDVFVCLDAHLDLREEYDGNPLSHATVTRHALDVVDEAVILGARTGSEDEWERAAEADVTVVAPEDVADWSPDFGADGDGDDERSVYLSVDVDAADPGFAPGTGTMEPFGLTPREMRDAVRGVAATGSVAGFDAVEVNDRDDGQSAALAGKLLREFAFADAAASGGDGE is encoded by the coding sequence ATGTTCCCCGGCGCGTCCGCCGACCGCGAGTCGGCGGCCTACGTGGTGGTGGGCGCGCCCCTCGACGTCTCGACCTCGTTCCAGCCCGGCGCCCGGTTCGGCCCCGACCGGATCCGCCGGTTCTCTCGGTCGTACGACGACTACGACGACCGCACCGCCCGGCACTTCTCCGCGCTCTCCGTCCACGACCACGGCGACGTCCGGGCGTGGGACGACGCCGCCGAGTACCTGGAGTATCTCGAGGGCGTGCTGACCGACGTGGTCTGGGACGACGCCGTCCCGCTCGTCCTGGGCGGCGAGCACACGGTCACGGTCGCAGGTGTGCGGGCGACCGACCCGGACGTCTTCGTCTGTCTCGACGCTCACCTCGACCTCCGCGAGGAGTACGACGGCAACCCGCTGAGCCACGCCACCGTGACCCGCCACGCCCTCGACGTAGTCGACGAGGCGGTGATTCTGGGCGCGAGAACCGGGAGCGAGGACGAGTGGGAGCGCGCCGCCGAGGCGGACGTCACGGTCGTCGCTCCCGAGGACGTCGCCGACTGGTCGCCCGACTTCGGCGCGGACGGCGACGGAGACGACGAGCGGTCGGTCTACCTCAGCGTGGACGTCGACGCCGCCGACCCCGGCTTCGCGCCCGGCACGGGGACGATGGAACCGTTCGGCCTGACGCCCCGCGAGATGCGCGACGCGGTGCGCGGGGTGGCGGCCACCGGGTCGGTCGCGGGGTTCGACGCGGTCGAGGTCAACGACCGCGACGACGGCCAGTCGGCGGCGCTGGCGGGCAAACTGCTCCGGGAGTTCGCGTTCGCTGACGCGGCGGCTTCTGGCGGAGACGGCGAGTGA
- a CDS encoding translation initiation factor IF-5A has translation MAKEQKEVRDLQEGNYVMIDDAACEINSYSTAKPGKHGSAKARIEAAGVFDGKKRSLSQPVDAKIWVPIINRKQGQVVSVESDDVAQVMDLETYETITIKTPGDISLSPDDEIEYLEMEEQRKILE, from the coding sequence ATGGCAAAAGAGCAGAAGGAAGTACGGGACCTCCAGGAAGGCAACTACGTGATGATCGACGACGCGGCCTGCGAGATCAACTCCTACAGCACGGCCAAGCCGGGCAAGCACGGCAGCGCCAAGGCCCGCATCGAGGCCGCCGGCGTCTTCGACGGCAAGAAGCGCAGCCTCTCCCAGCCCGTCGACGCCAAGATCTGGGTCCCCATCATCAACCGCAAGCAGGGCCAGGTCGTCTCCGTCGAGAGCGACGACGTCGCCCAGGTCATGGACCTCGAGACCTACGAGACCATCACCATCAAGACCCCCGGCGACATCTCGCTGTCCCCCGACGACGAGATCGAGTACCTCGAGATGGAAGAGCAGCGGAAGATCCTGGAGTAG